A DNA window from Labrys wisconsinensis contains the following coding sequences:
- a CDS encoding TIM barrel protein, translating into MTDGTAPTFALNHMAAPRLGLGAFFELAGALGISRIEIRNDLEGHSIPDGTPAARVRALAEAAGLTILSINALQRFNEWTPDRAAEAEALADYAAGCGAEALVLVPVNDGTGRANGERQANLRVALKALEPILAERSLIGLVEPLGFESCSLRLKLEAVATIDSIGAGETFRLVHDTFHHHLAGAAEIFPRRTGLVHISGVTASVGMAGLRDSHRALVDGADRIGNLAQIRALIDGGYRGAFSFEPFAEAVHALADPAAAIRASMDFIRAQILRHAA; encoded by the coding sequence ATGACGGACGGGACAGCGCCGACCTTCGCGCTCAACCATATGGCCGCGCCGCGCCTCGGCCTGGGGGCCTTCTTCGAGCTGGCCGGCGCGCTCGGCATCAGCCGGATCGAGATCCGCAACGACCTCGAAGGGCATTCCATCCCCGACGGCACGCCCGCGGCGCGCGTCCGCGCCCTGGCCGAGGCGGCAGGCCTGACCATCCTCTCGATCAATGCCCTGCAGCGCTTCAACGAATGGACGCCGGACCGTGCCGCCGAGGCGGAGGCCCTGGCCGACTATGCCGCCGGCTGCGGCGCCGAGGCGCTCGTTCTGGTGCCCGTCAACGACGGCACCGGCCGCGCCAACGGCGAGCGCCAGGCCAATCTGCGCGTCGCCCTCAAGGCGCTCGAGCCGATCCTGGCCGAACGCAGCTTGATCGGCCTGGTCGAGCCCCTCGGCTTCGAGAGCTGCTCGCTGCGCCTGAAGCTGGAAGCCGTGGCGACCATCGATTCCATCGGCGCCGGCGAGACCTTCCGCCTGGTGCACGACACCTTCCATCACCATCTCGCCGGCGCGGCCGAGATCTTTCCGCGGCGCACCGGCCTCGTCCACATCTCCGGCGTGACGGCATCCGTCGGCATGGCCGGCCTGCGCGACTCCCATCGCGCCCTGGTCGACGGCGCCGACCGGATCGGCAACCTCGCCCAGATCCGCGCCCTGATCGACGGGGGCTATCGCGGCGCCTTCTCCTTCGAGCCGTTCGCCGAGGCGGTGCATGCGCTGGCCGATCCCGCGGCTGCGATCCGGGCCAGCATGGACTTCATCCGCGCGCAGATCCTGCGCCACGCGGCCTGA